The DNA sequence ATACGGAAATTTTTGAAACAGTTTGGTGTGTCGGATCATGTGATTACTAGGTGCATAAAAGAAAATCGGTTGTATGAGGATAAAGTACATCATGCAATTTTTATTCAGCATGATTTGAATGGAAATACCGTTGCAGCAAAAAAATATTCTACACTTTCCGGCTATACTGGCTGGTTGAAGAACAGTGATGAAAGTGCGGGATGGATGGTTAAAAATGATGCTCATACCTTGTTCGTTACGAACACACCGGTTACAGCTATGCGTGCAATGAGCCAGTATGAAAAAATGGCGAAAAATGCAGATTTCCTTGCAGTAGGAAAACCCGGTGAAAACGAACCTGCAGACAGTATCAGCAGGCAGGAGTCAAAAATTGTGAATGTCATTATGGGGAGTCCTGAGATTCAAGAAGTTGAAATTGAATCATCAATGCCAAATTCACAGGGATTAGTTGATTCGATAAGAAAGTCATTTCCGGAAAAAGACTGTCATGTGATAACATTAAAACCTGTACAAAAATCAGCTGAAAAGGAAAATATACAGCCCGGCAATAACCTTCTCATACAAGCTGATTCATTAAGTCCGTCGCTTTGAGGTGAAAAATGAATGTTTTTAATTGCCGCCCCCGTAAAAAGGGGCGTTTTTTTTAGAAACAGGTCTATAATTAAAATATATGAGGTGAATAAGCTATGAGTGAAGAAATGGAGAATCGGCAGATTGTCATCAATCCGGATGATCCGGAATCGGTGAAGGAACTTGCAGATTTTGTTGATGCAGTCATGCAGAAAGTCGAACAGAAACGTAAAGAACAACGTCGTGCCAACATTGAAAAGAATATTGCATATAGGAAGCAGTTCATAAAAAAATGCCTTGAAAAATACGCAGAATGGAAGTCAATATCAACAATCAATTCGGCTGAGTTTGAAAATGACCGGCAGTGCTTATCTGTCCTAAACAAAACAGGCAGTGCAGACGACATTTCAAGAGTAATTGCAAAAATTGACTGTGATCCTGCACTTCGGAATTCTATTGTTGTGCAGCTTGAAAAACTTCTTGAAACTTACGGTGCCGAGTGTGCCTATATTGGAAAAAGTACATCAGAGAGAAAATACAATGTGCTGAAAGCGTATTACTTTACGATTCCACGGATTAAAATGCCGGACATCATTAAATTGTATCAGACAGAGTTTGGCAGGATCAGCAGCAAAACCAGTACAGTTATGGTTGACAGGCACACAATTTACCGCGACCTGCGAAATGCAATAAACGATTTTTCGGATTTGTTTTGGGGAGTGTATAATCTTTTTTGTTAAATGCTTGTATTGACATAATAGACATATAGGAATACAATAGTGGCAAAATAAGCATACGGGGGTGCATATATGAAATCCTTACCGTCAAGAGAACTGCGTAACAGTTACCAGAAAATAAGCGAATACTGCCACAAAACGCATAAACCTATTTGTGTTACCCTGAATGGCTGTGATGATTTAATTGCAATGGACAGCGAATCTTATGAGCACATGATGGATTTGCTTGCCTTGGCACAGCAGCTTACATCGGCCAAAGAGGAAAGAGAAGTGAACTGCACCCCATTTGTTAGACAGTATGATATACTGAAAACAAATGGGGTGTTTTTATGCCAAAAGGTAAAGCAAAGAAACGATACACAGGAGAATTCAAACAGCAGGTTGTAGAAGCTATGCAAACAGAGAAACTCAGTTACAGTGAAGCAGCACGGCAGTTTCA is a window from the Caproicibacterium lactatifermentans genome containing:
- a CDS encoding DUF3991 domain-containing protein, whose protein sequence is MAEMLPTMEILENIRKNSSKNKDEVFTRLYRYMLRKDLYYAAYKNLYANNGASTQGVDSDTADGFGEEKIQNIIQSLANETYQPNAGSDTHIRKFLKQFGVSDHVITRCIKENRLYEDKVHHAIFIQHDLNGNTVAAKKYSTLSGYTGWLKNSDESAGWMVKNDAHTLFVTNTPVTAMRAMSQYEKMAKNADFLAVGKPGENEPADSISRQESKIVNVIMGSPEIQEVEIESSMPNSQGLVDSIRKSFPEKDCHVITLKPVQKSAEKENIQPGNNLLIQADSLSPSL
- a CDS encoding type II toxin-antitoxin system Phd/YefM family antitoxin; amino-acid sequence: MKSLPSRELRNSYQKISEYCHKTHKPICVTLNGCDDLIAMDSESYEHMMDLLALAQQLTSAKEEREVNCTPFVRQYDILKTNGVFLCQKVKQRNDTQENSNSRL